The Pseudomonas azadiae genome contains a region encoding:
- a CDS encoding L-cystine transporter, translating to MNLPLILNLLVFVALLIGLAQTRRTNWSLAKKVLFALVLGVVFGTVLHTVYGDGHPVLKASIGWFDLVGNGYVQLLQMIVIPLVFASILSAVARLHNASSLGKISFLTIGTLLFTTAIAALIGIGLTNLFGLTAEGLVAGTQEMARLQVIQSDYAGKVANLNVPQLLLSFVPANPFADLARAKPTSIISVVIFAAFLGVAALQLLKDDVEKGQKVLNAIDTLQAWVMRLVRLVMKLTPYGVLALMTKVVAGSNLQDIIKLGSFVVVSYLALGLMFVVHGLLLSLAGIHPLRFFRKVWPVLTFAFTSRSSAAAIPLSIEAQTRRLGIPQSIAGFAASFGATIGQNGCAGLYPAMLAVMVAPTVGINPLDPLWIATLVAIVTLSSAGVAGVGGGATFAALIVLPAMGLPVSLVALLISVEPLIDMGRTALNVNGSMTAGAITSQVMGQTDKALLDADEHAELAQA from the coding sequence ATGAATCTGCCCCTGATTCTCAACTTATTGGTGTTCGTGGCCCTGTTAATCGGCCTGGCACAAACCCGTCGCACAAACTGGAGCCTGGCCAAGAAGGTGCTGTTCGCCCTGGTCCTTGGCGTGGTGTTCGGGACCGTTCTGCACACGGTCTACGGCGACGGTCACCCGGTGCTCAAAGCCTCCATCGGCTGGTTCGACCTGGTGGGTAACGGCTACGTCCAACTCCTGCAGATGATCGTGATCCCGCTGGTGTTCGCCTCGATCCTCAGCGCCGTGGCGCGCCTGCACAACGCCTCGTCCCTGGGCAAGATCAGCTTCCTGACCATCGGCACGCTGCTGTTCACCACCGCCATCGCGGCGCTGATCGGCATCGGCCTGACCAACCTGTTCGGCCTTACCGCCGAAGGCCTGGTGGCCGGTACCCAGGAGATGGCGCGTCTGCAAGTGATCCAGAGCGATTACGCAGGCAAGGTGGCCAACCTGAATGTCCCGCAACTGCTGCTGTCGTTCGTGCCGGCCAACCCGTTCGCCGACCTGGCTCGGGCCAAGCCGACCTCGATCATCAGCGTGGTGATTTTCGCTGCCTTCCTGGGGGTTGCCGCACTGCAACTGCTCAAGGATGACGTGGAAAAAGGCCAGAAAGTGCTCAACGCCATCGACACCCTGCAAGCCTGGGTGATGCGCCTGGTGCGCCTGGTGATGAAGCTGACGCCCTACGGTGTGCTGGCGCTGATGACCAAAGTGGTCGCCGGCTCCAACCTGCAGGACATCATCAAGCTCGGCAGTTTTGTGGTGGTGTCGTACCTGGCCCTGGGCCTGATGTTCGTGGTGCACGGCCTGCTGTTGTCCTTGGCCGGGATCCACCCGCTGCGCTTTTTCCGCAAGGTATGGCCGGTACTGACGTTTGCCTTCACCAGCCGCTCCAGCGCGGCGGCGATCCCGCTGAGCATCGAAGCGCAGACCCGCCGCCTGGGCATCCCGCAATCCATCGCCGGGTTTGCCGCCTCGTTTGGCGCGACGATTGGCCAGAACGGCTGCGCCGGTCTTTACCCTGCGATGTTGGCGGTGATGGTGGCGCCGACCGTCGGCATTAACCCGCTGGACCCGCTGTGGATCGCGACCCTGGTGGCGATTGTGACCTTGAGCTCGGCCGGCGTTGCCGGGGTTGGCGGTGGTGCAACCTTCGCCGCGCTGATCGTACTGCCGGCCATGGGCTTGCCGGTGTCGCTGGTGGCGCTGCTGATTTCGGTGGAGCCGCTGATCGACATGGGCCGCACGGCGTTGAACGTCAACGGTTCGATGACGGCGGGGGCGATTACCAGTCAAGTCATGGGGCAGACGGATAAAGCGTTGCTGGATGCCGATGAGCATGCGGAGTTGGCGCAGGCCTGA
- a CDS encoding putative 2-aminoethylphosphonate ABC transporter substrate-binding protein, whose translation MFKPLALVAAVLTAFSLNAFAKTELTVYTALEAEQLKTYKKAFEQANPDVEIKWVRDSTGIITAKLLAEKDRPQADVVWGLAASSLAILDQQGMLDNYAPKDLDKIGKHYRDAANPPAWVGMDVWAATICFNTVEAEKQGLTKPVSWQDLTKPEYKGKIVMPNPASSGTGFLDVSAWLQTFGEKQGWQYMDDLHQNIGQYVHSGSKPCKLAASGEFPIGISFEYPAVQLKRQGAPLDIILPKEGLGWDIEATAVIKGTANAEAAKKLADFSASPAAMDLYKDNFAVLAQPGIAKPQTELPADYEQRLIKNDFAWASKNRDSILTEWRRRYDGKSEKVAGQ comes from the coding sequence ATGTTCAAGCCCCTGGCGCTGGTCGCTGCGGTACTCACTGCATTCAGCCTGAATGCCTTCGCCAAGACCGAGTTGACCGTGTACACGGCCCTCGAAGCCGAGCAACTGAAGACCTACAAAAAGGCCTTCGAACAGGCCAACCCGGATGTCGAGATCAAATGGGTGCGCGACTCCACCGGCATCATCACCGCCAAGCTGCTGGCTGAAAAAGACCGCCCGCAGGCTGACGTGGTGTGGGGACTGGCCGCTTCGAGCCTGGCGATCCTCGACCAGCAAGGCATGCTGGACAACTACGCGCCGAAGGACCTGGACAAGATCGGCAAGCACTACCGCGACGCCGCCAACCCGCCGGCCTGGGTCGGCATGGACGTGTGGGCCGCGACCATCTGCTTCAACACCGTCGAGGCCGAAAAACAGGGCCTGACCAAGCCCGTGAGCTGGCAAGACCTGACCAAGCCTGAGTATAAGGGCAAGATCGTGATGCCCAACCCGGCCTCGTCCGGCACCGGTTTCCTGGACGTCAGCGCCTGGCTGCAAACCTTTGGCGAGAAGCAGGGCTGGCAGTACATGGACGATCTGCACCAGAACATCGGCCAGTACGTTCACTCCGGTTCCAAACCCTGCAAGCTGGCGGCGTCGGGTGAGTTCCCGATCGGCATTTCCTTTGAATACCCGGCCGTGCAGTTGAAACGCCAAGGCGCGCCACTGGACATCATCCTGCCCAAGGAAGGTCTGGGCTGGGACATCGAAGCCACCGCCGTGATCAAGGGTACTGCCAACGCCGAGGCCGCGAAGAAACTCGCCGACTTCTCCGCCAGCCCCGCCGCGATGGACCTGTACAAGGACAACTTTGCCGTCCTAGCCCAGCCGGGTATCGCCAAGCCGCAGACGGAATTGCCGGCGGACTATGAACAGCGTCTGATCAAGAACGACTTTGCCTGGGCCTCGAAGAACCGCGACAGCATCCTCACCGAATGGCGCAGGCGCTATGACGGTAAGTCGGAGAAGGTCGCCGGTCAGTAA
- a CDS encoding dihydrofolate reductase, with protein MKKTLPLSLIAALGENRVIGVDNSMPWHLPGDFKYFKATTLGKPIIMGRKTWDSLGRPLPGRLNLVVSRQTDLVLEGAQVFASLEAAVERAEAWALEQGVDELMLIGGAQLYAQGLEHADRLYLTRVALSPEGDAWFPEFDRSQWKLVSNLENPAEGDKPAYNFEVWEKI; from the coding sequence ATGAAAAAAACTCTCCCTCTCAGCCTGATCGCAGCCCTCGGTGAAAACCGCGTGATCGGCGTCGACAACAGCATGCCCTGGCATTTGCCGGGGGATTTCAAATATTTCAAGGCCACCACCTTGGGCAAGCCGATCATCATGGGGCGCAAGACCTGGGACTCCCTGGGCCGACCGTTGCCGGGGCGCTTGAACCTGGTGGTCAGCCGTCAGACCGACCTGGTGCTGGAAGGTGCCCAAGTGTTTGCGTCACTGGAGGCTGCGGTTGAGCGCGCCGAGGCCTGGGCGCTGGAGCAGGGCGTGGACGAGCTGATGCTGATCGGCGGTGCGCAGTTGTATGCGCAGGGGCTGGAACACGCGGATCGGTTGTATTTGACGCGCGTGGCGTTGAGCCCGGAAGGGGACGCGTGGTTTCCGGAGTTTGATCGGAGCCAGTGGAAGCTGGTTTCAAATCTGGAGAACCCAGCTGAAGGCGATAAGCCAGCGTACAACTTTGAAGTCTGGGAAAAAATCTAA
- a CDS encoding phosphonate degradation HD-domain oxygenase — MNPEQAIAEVFGLYERHGTADYIGEPVSQIEHMSQAAQLAMAEGVNDEVILAAFFHDIGHLCAQGGENMGGYGAVSHERLGAEYLRRAGFSERLTTLVEYHVQAKRYLTFSEPDYYARLSEASRRTLAYQGGMMSAEEARTFEQDPLCAVSLRLRHWDEQAKHMHVPVLDLQVLMAKALRLLDA; from the coding sequence ATGAACCCGGAACAGGCGATTGCCGAAGTCTTCGGTTTGTACGAGCGGCACGGCACGGCGGATTACATCGGCGAGCCGGTGTCGCAGATCGAACACATGTCCCAGGCTGCGCAGTTGGCCATGGCCGAGGGCGTTAATGACGAAGTGATACTGGCGGCGTTTTTCCACGACATCGGGCATCTCTGCGCGCAGGGCGGCGAAAACATGGGCGGTTATGGCGCGGTCAGTCATGAGCGGCTGGGCGCGGAGTATTTGCGCCGTGCAGGCTTCAGCGAACGCCTGACCACGTTGGTGGAATACCACGTGCAGGCCAAGCGTTACCTGACCTTCAGTGAGCCGGACTACTACGCGCGCCTGAGCGAAGCCAGCCGCCGCACCCTGGCTTACCAAGGGGGCATGATGAGCGCCGAAGAAGCCCGGACCTTCGAACAGGACCCGCTCTGCGCGGTCAGCTTGCGCCTGCGTCATTGGGACGAACAGGCCAAGCACATGCACGTGCCGGTGCTGGATCTGCAGGTGCTCATGGCAAAGGCTCTACGGCTACTCGACGCGTAG
- a CDS encoding DUF3482 domain-containing protein gives MTKPLKLAVVGHTNVGKTSLLRTLTRDVGFGEVSHRPSTTRHVEGARLSVEGEALLELYDTPGLEDAIALLDYLERLDRPGERLDGPARLARFLEGSEARQRFEQEAKVLRQLLASDAGLYVIDAREPVLAKYRDELQVLASCGKPLLPVLNFVSSSDHREPDWREALARLGLHALVRFDSVAPPEDGERRLYESLALLLETARPQLERLILDQDAQRQARQQSAARLIAELLIDCAACRRSVVTEDEPQAIGDLRKAVRQREQKCVEALLKLFGFRPQDAAASDLPLLDGRWGDDLFNPETLKQLGVRVGGGIAAGAAAGAGVDLLVGGLTLGAAALAGAIAGGALQTARSYGSRLLGKIKGQRELTVDDSVLRLLALRQRQLLKALNLRGHAAMHSIKVDTPQDKTWREGKLPDALHKARAHPQWSSLNPHAKLSQAERQEQLEALATRLDET, from the coding sequence ATGACTAAACCGCTGAAACTCGCCGTGGTCGGCCACACCAATGTCGGCAAAACTTCCCTGCTGCGCACGCTGACCCGTGATGTCGGCTTCGGCGAAGTTTCCCATCGCCCCAGCACCACGCGGCATGTCGAAGGGGCGCGGTTGTCGGTGGAGGGCGAAGCGTTATTGGAGCTGTACGACACGCCCGGCCTGGAAGACGCCATCGCTTTGCTCGACTATCTGGAGCGTCTGGACCGCCCCGGCGAACGCCTCGACGGGCCGGCCCGCCTGGCGCGTTTCCTCGAGGGCAGCGAAGCACGCCAGCGTTTCGAACAGGAGGCCAAGGTGCTGCGCCAACTGCTGGCGTCCGACGCCGGCCTCTACGTGATCGACGCCCGCGAGCCGGTGCTGGCTAAATACCGCGATGAGTTGCAAGTGCTGGCCAGCTGCGGCAAGCCATTGTTGCCGGTGCTCAACTTCGTCAGCAGCAGCGACCACCGCGAGCCGGACTGGCGCGAAGCCCTGGCGCGCCTGGGCCTGCATGCGCTGGTGCGCTTCGACAGCGTGGCGCCGCCGGAAGACGGCGAGCGGCGGCTGTATGAAAGCCTCGCGCTGCTGTTGGAAACCGCGCGGCCGCAGTTGGAACGCTTGATTCTTGACCAGGACGCGCAACGCCAGGCCCGCCAGCAAAGCGCTGCACGGTTGATCGCGGAACTGCTGATCGACTGCGCCGCCTGCCGGCGCAGCGTGGTCACCGAAGATGAACCGCAAGCCATCGGCGACCTGCGCAAAGCTGTGCGCCAGCGCGAACAAAAGTGCGTCGAAGCGCTGCTCAAGCTGTTCGGCTTCCGCCCCCAGGACGCTGCCGCCAGCGACTTGCCGCTGCTGGACGGGCGCTGGGGCGATGACCTGTTCAACCCCGAGACCCTCAAGCAACTCGGCGTGCGCGTCGGGGGCGGGATCGCCGCTGGCGCGGCGGCGGGTGCCGGGGTGGATTTATTGGTCGGTGGGCTGACACTGGGCGCCGCGGCCCTGGCCGGTGCGATTGCCGGTGGCGCGCTGCAAACCGCGCGCAGCTACGGCAGCCGCCTGCTGGGCAAGATCAAGGGCCAGCGCGAACTGACCGTCGACGACAGCGTGCTGCGCCTGCTCGCCCTGCGCCAACGCCAGTTGCTCAAGGCCCTGAATCTGCGCGGGCATGCCGCAATGCACAGCATCAAGGTCGACACGCCCCAGGACAAGACCTGGCGCGAAGGCAAATTGCCCGATGCCTTGCACAAAGCCCGCGCCCACCCGCAATGGTCGTCGCTCAATCCCCACGCCAAGCTGAGCCAGGCCGAGCGCCAGGAACAGCTTGAAGCCCTGGCCACCCGGCTTGACGAGACTTGA
- a CDS encoding DUF2868 domain-containing protein, producing the protein MTALNPLQKLWLTETVRLREEHAGNLEDLEANRLARTAGGDLPTRIQQRALHLAARDGLTAALARWLQGARLALVLLAIVAVISGAGLAFAAMGNGLTPVNVFWALGSLLGLNLILLISWALGLLFAGEHSASLGRLWLWLSEKLARDAKAAQLAPALLLLLQRQKLNRWAVGVLVNSLWLLALLSALVILLTLLATRRYGFVWETTILGADAFVAMTQALGALPALLGFNVPTVDMIRASGDAALNMESARQAWAAWLVGVLLVYGVLPRLILALLCLWRWKRGRAALRLNLNLPGYSQLRERLMPSSERLGVNDAAPENLHPVTGGVSELQSDGALVVAIELDDQHAWPPKLPAGVKNAGILDSRESRHTLLEQLTRFPPARLAIACDPRRSPDRGSLALIAELARSATATRVWLLQAPPGQALDAERLGDWHTALQQLELPFADCAPLNWLETGHD; encoded by the coding sequence GTGACAGCACTGAATCCCCTGCAAAAACTCTGGCTGACAGAAACCGTGCGCCTGCGTGAAGAACACGCAGGCAACCTGGAAGACCTGGAGGCCAATCGCCTGGCCCGCACCGCCGGCGGTGACTTGCCCACGCGCATCCAGCAACGCGCCCTGCACCTGGCCGCGCGCGATGGCCTGACGGCCGCCCTCGCCCGCTGGCTGCAAGGCGCGCGGCTGGCGCTGGTGTTGCTGGCGATCGTTGCGGTTATCAGCGGCGCCGGCCTGGCCTTTGCCGCGATGGGTAATGGCCTGACGCCGGTGAACGTGTTCTGGGCCTTGGGCAGCCTGCTCGGTTTGAATCTCATCCTGCTGATCAGTTGGGCCCTGGGCCTGCTGTTTGCTGGCGAACACAGCGCCAGCCTCGGGCGGCTGTGGCTGTGGCTCAGTGAAAAACTCGCGCGTGATGCCAAGGCTGCGCAATTGGCCCCGGCGTTGTTACTGCTGTTGCAGCGCCAAAAACTCAACCGTTGGGCCGTGGGTGTGCTGGTCAACAGCCTGTGGTTGCTGGCGTTGCTCAGCGCCCTGGTGATTCTTCTCACGTTGCTTGCCACCCGCCGCTACGGCTTCGTGTGGGAAACCACCATTCTTGGCGCCGACGCCTTCGTCGCCATGACCCAGGCACTCGGGGCCCTGCCGGCCTTGCTGGGCTTCAACGTGCCGACCGTCGACATGATCCGCGCCAGCGGCGATGCCGCGCTGAACATGGAGAGCGCCCGCCAGGCCTGGGCCGCCTGGTTGGTCGGCGTGCTGCTGGTGTATGGCGTGCTGCCGCGCTTGATCCTGGCCCTGCTGTGCCTGTGGCGCTGGAAACGCGGGCGCGCCGCCCTGCGCCTGAACCTGAACCTGCCCGGCTACAGTCAACTGCGCGAACGCCTGATGCCGAGCAGTGAACGCCTGGGCGTCAACGATGCCGCGCCGGAAAACCTGCACCCCGTCACGGGCGGCGTCAGCGAACTGCAAAGCGACGGTGCGCTGGTAGTTGCCATCGAACTGGACGACCAGCACGCCTGGCCGCCCAAACTGCCCGCCGGCGTAAAAAACGCCGGCATCCTCGACAGCCGCGAATCGCGCCACACACTGCTCGAACAACTGACGCGCTTCCCGCCCGCACGCCTGGCCATCGCCTGCGACCCGCGCCGCTCGCCGGATCGCGGCAGCCTGGCGCTGATCGCCGAACTCGCGCGCAGCGCCACCGCCACCCGCGTATGGCTGCTGCAAGCGCCGCCGGGCCAGGCGCTGGACGCCGAGCGCCTGGGCGATTGGCACACCGCGCTGCAACAACTGGAACTGCCCTTCGCCGATTGCGCGCCGCTGAATTGGCTGGAGACCGGTCATGACTAA
- a CDS encoding TIGR03364 family FAD-dependent oxidoreductase, with amino-acid sequence MTHHSDLLIIGAGILGLSHAFAAAKRGLKVKVFERSATPLGASVRNFGQALVTGQPPGPMLDLARESRDIWGHWAQVAGLQLKRNGSYLFARTEAEEHLLEAFCTGRAREYGYNVELLQGAALRDLYGGQFRHHRAALHGKDDQQLYSREAIAALINYLRSELNVEFHFSTLVRDVEPGQVHSTAGSFRGEQIIVCSGHDYQTLLAEALADLNPSVCRLQMLRARPAVNLNLQHALLTGLSCVHYGAFADLPEAAPVQAQILREAPHLHEHGIHLLISPTPHGELIIGDSHDYGSDASPFNAEQVDDWMIELAEQTLGCAVQVVERWQGVYGSRGPGPFSFLQAAPGVSAALMHTGVGMSVGPALAERNISALWGAA; translated from the coding sequence ATGACACACCACAGCGACCTGCTGATCATAGGCGCCGGCATCCTCGGCCTTTCCCACGCCTTCGCCGCCGCCAAACGCGGCCTCAAGGTCAAAGTCTTCGAACGCAGCGCCACACCGCTTGGCGCCTCTGTACGCAACTTCGGCCAGGCACTGGTGACCGGCCAACCACCGGGGCCGATGCTGGACCTGGCACGAGAAAGCCGCGACATCTGGGGCCACTGGGCTCAGGTCGCGGGCCTGCAACTCAAGCGCAACGGTTCGTACCTGTTTGCCCGCACCGAAGCCGAAGAGCATCTGCTCGAAGCCTTCTGTACCGGCCGCGCGCGCGAATACGGTTACAACGTCGAACTGCTGCAAGGCGCGGCGCTGAGGGATCTCTATGGCGGCCAGTTCCGCCATCACCGCGCCGCGCTGCATGGCAAGGACGATCAGCAGCTGTACTCACGCGAAGCAATTGCGGCGCTGATCAATTACCTGCGCAGTGAGCTGAACGTCGAGTTTCACTTCTCCACCCTGGTGCGCGACGTCGAACCAGGCCAGGTGCACAGTACGGCGGGAAGTTTTCGCGGCGAGCAAATCATCGTCTGCTCCGGCCACGACTATCAGACCCTGCTGGCCGAAGCGCTCGCCGACCTCAACCCGAGTGTCTGCCGCCTGCAAATGCTGCGCGCGCGGCCGGCGGTGAACCTGAACCTGCAACACGCCTTGCTCACCGGCCTGAGTTGCGTGCATTACGGCGCTTTTGCCGACCTGCCGGAAGCGGCGCCGGTACAGGCACAGATCCTGCGTGAGGCACCGCACCTGCATGAGCACGGCATTCACTTGTTGATCAGCCCGACGCCCCACGGCGAGCTGATCATCGGCGACTCCCATGATTACGGCAGCGATGCGTCGCCCTTCAACGCCGAGCAGGTTGATGACTGGATGATCGAGTTGGCCGAGCAGACCCTCGGCTGCGCGGTTCAGGTCGTGGAGCGTTGGCAGGGGGTGTACGGCTCGCGCGGGCCGGGACCGTTTTCGTTCCTGCAGGCAGCGCCCGGCGTGAGTGCAGCACTGATGCATACCGGCGTGGGCATGAGCGTCGGGCCGGCGCTGGCCGAGCGAAATATCAGCGCATTGTGGGGCGCGGCATGA
- a CDS encoding HAD family hydrolase gives MKLASKLFAAALCLGLAGHAMAATELKHWPAPAAKQLNEMIAANANKGHFAVFDMDNTSYRYDLEESLLPYMENKGLITRDSLDPSLKLMPFKDTADHKESLFSYYYRLCEVDDMVCYPWVAQVFSGFTLKELKVQVDELMASGKPVPVSYFEGDVVKQSEVQPPKVFTGQAELYNKLMENGIEVYVMTAASEELVRMVAADPKYGYNVKPENVIGVTTLLKDRKTGELTTARKQIAAGKYDEKANLGLELTPYLWTPATWMAGKHAAILTYIDEWKKPVLVGGDTPTSDGYMLFHDVDVAKGGIHLWINRKDKYMTQLNGMIAKHAAAQAKEGLAVTADKNWVIVKPEDIQ, from the coding sequence ATGAAGCTCGCTTCGAAACTGTTCGCCGCCGCGCTGTGCCTGGGCCTTGCCGGGCACGCCATGGCCGCCACCGAGTTGAAACATTGGCCCGCTCCAGCCGCCAAGCAACTGAACGAAATGATCGCCGCCAACGCCAACAAGGGTCATTTCGCGGTGTTCGACATGGACAACACCAGCTACCGCTACGACCTGGAAGAATCCCTGTTGCCCTACATGGAAAACAAGGGCCTGATCACCCGCGACAGCCTTGACCCGTCGCTCAAACTGATGCCGTTCAAAGACACCGCCGACCATAAGGAAAGCCTGTTCAGTTACTACTATCGCCTCTGCGAAGTGGACGACATGGTCTGCTACCCATGGGTTGCCCAAGTGTTCTCGGGTTTCACCCTCAAGGAACTCAAGGTGCAGGTCGATGAGCTGATGGCGTCTGGCAAGCCGGTGCCCGTCAGCTATTTCGAAGGCGACGTGGTGAAGCAGTCCGAAGTGCAACCGCCGAAGGTGTTCACCGGCCAGGCCGAGCTCTACAACAAGCTGATGGAAAACGGTATCGAGGTGTACGTGATGACCGCCGCTTCGGAAGAGCTGGTGCGCATGGTCGCTGCCGATCCGAAGTATGGCTACAACGTCAAACCCGAGAACGTGATCGGCGTGACCACCTTGCTTAAAGACCGCAAGACCGGCGAGCTGACCACCGCACGCAAACAGATCGCCGCCGGCAAGTATGACGAGAAGGCCAACCTCGGCCTGGAACTGACCCCGTACCTGTGGACCCCGGCCACCTGGATGGCCGGCAAGCACGCGGCAATCCTCACCTACATTGATGAATGGAAAAAACCGGTGCTGGTCGGCGGCGACACCCCGACCAGCGATGGCTACATGTTGTTTCACGATGTGGACGTGGCCAAGGGCGGCATCCACCTGTGGATCAACCGCAAGGACAAATACATGACGCAGCTTAACGGCATGATCGCCAAGCACGCGGCGGCGCAGGCCAAGGAAGGGCTGGCGGTGACGGCGGACAAGAACTGGGTGATCGTCAAGCCGGAGGACATTCAGTAA
- a CDS encoding putative 2-aminoethylphosphonate ABC transporter permease subunit — MAAVMTLPAPRQVSRAELGDRIFVVGGKWLWLCLLVVAVLLPLLAIFWRGLSSEAGQGGGLIAAQALFTSANFHWLLGNSLKVSLSVAAIVVPLAYLFAYALQRTLIPGKAIWRGMSLLPLMAPSMLPGIALVYLFGNQGLLRGLLSENIYGFWGIVLGEVIYTFPHALMILLSALSLADARLFDAASSMGASPARAFRSITWPATRQAVFAAFCLVFTLTITDFGVPVVVGGDYQVLALEAYKAVVGQQQFGRGALIGMVLLLPALFSFGVDAWLRRRHGDSMSGRAQVFQPAPSRVRDACYLAIVLFICAVLLLVFGMAVYSSLVKFWPYNLSLSLNHYQFEDTAGGGWLAYRNSLTLALCTALLGSVLIFTGAYLMEKTKGQKGLNLALRMLTFVPMAVPGLVLGLGYVFFFNLSGNPLHVFYGTMTLLVVCTIAHYLTTAQMTATTALRQLDAEFEAAALSLKAPLYRHYWKVTVPICLPALLDILRYLFVSAMTTVSAAIFLYSPDTILAAVAVLNMDDAGNVGGAAAMSTLILFTSASVSLLLAWASRGALRRSQAWRQTAPGQ, encoded by the coding sequence ATGGCCGCTGTCATGACGTTGCCCGCGCCACGGCAGGTGTCCCGTGCCGAGCTGGGTGATCGTATTTTCGTGGTCGGCGGCAAATGGCTCTGGCTGTGCCTGTTGGTGGTGGCGGTGTTGCTGCCATTGCTGGCGATCTTCTGGCGTGGTTTGAGCAGCGAAGCCGGGCAGGGCGGGGGCCTGATCGCTGCGCAGGCATTGTTCACCAGCGCCAACTTCCACTGGCTGTTGGGCAATAGCCTGAAAGTCTCCCTCAGCGTGGCTGCCATTGTCGTACCGCTGGCTTACCTGTTTGCCTACGCCCTGCAACGCACACTGATTCCCGGCAAGGCGATCTGGCGCGGCATGTCACTGCTGCCGCTGATGGCGCCGTCGATGTTGCCGGGCATTGCGCTGGTCTATCTGTTCGGTAATCAGGGCCTGTTGCGCGGGTTGCTCTCGGAGAATATCTACGGCTTCTGGGGCATTGTGCTGGGTGAGGTGATCTACACCTTCCCACATGCCTTGATGATCCTGCTGTCGGCGCTGTCCCTGGCGGATGCGCGCCTGTTCGACGCCGCATCGAGCATGGGCGCCAGCCCGGCCCGGGCGTTTCGCAGCATCACGTGGCCGGCCACGCGCCAGGCGGTGTTCGCCGCGTTTTGCCTGGTGTTCACCCTGACCATCACCGACTTCGGCGTGCCCGTGGTGGTGGGTGGCGATTATCAGGTGCTGGCGCTGGAAGCCTACAAGGCGGTGGTCGGCCAGCAGCAGTTCGGTCGCGGCGCCCTGATCGGCATGGTGTTGCTGCTGCCGGCGCTGTTCAGCTTTGGTGTGGATGCCTGGCTGCGCCGGCGTCATGGCGATTCCATGAGTGGTCGCGCCCAAGTTTTTCAGCCGGCGCCCTCACGCGTAAGAGACGCCTGCTACCTGGCCATCGTGCTGTTTATCTGTGCGGTGTTGCTGCTGGTGTTCGGCATGGCGGTGTATTCCTCGCTGGTGAAGTTCTGGCCGTACAACCTGTCGCTGTCGCTTAACCATTACCAGTTCGAGGACACGGCGGGCGGCGGCTGGTTGGCCTATCGCAACAGCCTGACCCTGGCGTTATGCACGGCGTTGCTCGGCAGTGTGCTGATCTTCACCGGCGCGTACCTGATGGAAAAAACAAAGGGCCAGAAGGGCCTGAACCTGGCGCTGCGCATGCTCACTTTTGTGCCGATGGCCGTGCCCGGGCTGGTGCTGGGCCTGGGCTACGTGTTCTTTTTCAACCTCAGCGGCAACCCGCTGCATGTGTTCTACGGGACCATGACCCTGCTGGTGGTGTGCACCATTGCGCATTATTTGACCACCGCACAGATGACCGCAACCACTGCGTTGCGCCAGCTGGACGCCGAGTTCGAAGCCGCCGCGTTGTCCCTCAAGGCGCCGCTGTACCGCCATTATTGGAAAGTGACGGTGCCGATCTGCCTGCCGGCGCTGCTGGACATCCTGCGCTATCTGTTTGTGTCGGCGATGACCACCGTGTCCGCCGCGATTTTTCTCTACAGCCCCGACACCATTCTCGCCGCCGTCGCCGTGTTGAACATGGACGACGCCGGCAACGTGGGCGGTGCCGCGGCGATGTCGACCCTGATCCTGTTCACCTCAGCCAGCGTTTCGCTGCTGCTGGCGTGGGCCTCACGTGGCGCGTTGCGACGCTCCCAAGCCTGGCGCCAGACGGCGCCCGGACAATAA